The following are encoded in a window of Microcoleus sp. FACHB-672 genomic DNA:
- the modA gene encoding molybdate ABC transporter substrate-binding protein, translated as MKFNQLRLGLKSNFINKLGFIEIPKIFILFVCIIICIKGLTSCTLIETSSALTVSAAASLKESLEEIQEIYTKDQPSASLIYNFGASGALQQQIEQGAPVDIFISASPQQMDALHKKGLLISETRKNLLKNQLVLVEPKNSPSISDFKDLASERVKKIALGEPQTVPVGKYAQEVLSFFQIADKVKPKVVFAKDVRQVLTYVERGDVDAGIVYKTDAIQSARVKIVADAPAQSHSPVIYSAAVIKDSKNIPKAKEFVEFLASNRAASVFRKYGFTIPAGESGVLP; from the coding sequence ATGAAATTTAATCAATTGCGATTAGGCTTAAAATCTAATTTTATTAATAAACTAGGTTTTATAGAAATTCCAAAGATTTTTATATTATTTGTCTGCATTATTATCTGTATAAAAGGATTGACAAGCTGCACTTTGATCGAAACCTCGTCAGCCTTAACAGTCTCTGCTGCCGCCAGTTTAAAAGAGTCTCTTGAAGAAATTCAAGAAATTTATACAAAAGACCAACCGAGTGCGTCATTAATTTATAATTTTGGGGCTTCTGGTGCTCTCCAGCAACAAATCGAACAGGGAGCGCCGGTGGATATTTTCATCTCTGCTTCCCCTCAGCAAATGGATGCGTTACATAAAAAAGGTCTATTAATTAGCGAGACTCGTAAAAATCTGCTAAAAAATCAACTTGTTTTAGTTGAACCTAAAAATTCCCCATCAATCTCTGATTTTAAAGATTTAGCTAGTGAGCGAGTTAAAAAAATAGCCCTTGGAGAACCGCAAACTGTACCCGTTGGCAAATACGCGCAAGAAGTTCTCAGTTTTTTTCAAATTGCAGATAAAGTTAAACCAAAAGTTGTTTTTGCTAAAGATGTTCGTCAAGTTTTAACTTATGTAGAAAGGGGTGACGTGGATGCCGGCATCGTCTATAAAACGGACGCCATACAGTCAGCTAGGGTAAAAATTGTGGCAGATGCACCCGCTCAGTCTCATTCACCCGTTATCTATTCAGCAGCCGTCATTAAAGACAGTAAAAACATCCCAAAAGCTAAAGAATTTGTAGAGTTTCTTGCTAGCAATCGGGCTGCCTCCGTGTTTAGGAAATACGGATTCACAATCCCTGCCGGTGAGTCTGGGGTTCTTCCTTAA
- a CDS encoding chemotaxis protein CheW, with translation MEHKSYLIFELNGSRYGVEALCVQEIFFLPELTPIAEAPRDIVGVVNLRGDIVPVMDLEVRLGHRTREFQLTDSVIILELQEFQIGIIVNQVQEVLDLVAEEVSTELLYGRRISDNSHHFLSGVAKMAGGIVMLLNPENLVYNSEIAEGLIPEKISKRAKETETFLTHQRVFCPHATVEERAIFRVRAENLMISTSRQDFAGLTPLAVIGLNGEYFGFELQLVREFTDLRKITPIPCTPAHIIGNMNLRGEIITIIDIRSLLNLSVAGSSTNSKAMVIHVDDLVAGVTVDEVFDVMYLQPSEMRPVPAAVHSSNDEYLRGTAPYREKMMSILDMSKIITKGELIVNEEI, from the coding sequence ATGGAACATAAATCTTATCTTATTTTCGAGCTTAATGGTTCCCGTTATGGTGTTGAAGCGCTCTGCGTTCAGGAGATTTTCTTCCTGCCAGAGTTAACACCAATTGCAGAAGCACCCCGCGATATTGTGGGTGTCGTCAATCTTCGAGGCGATATTGTGCCCGTTATGGATCTCGAAGTGCGTCTTGGGCACCGAACACGGGAATTCCAGCTTACAGACAGCGTGATCATCCTAGAGTTGCAAGAATTTCAGATTGGCATTATTGTCAATCAAGTCCAAGAAGTTCTAGACCTTGTGGCAGAAGAGGTTTCAACAGAACTACTTTATGGGCGAAGAATTTCCGATAACTCCCACCACTTTTTAAGCGGCGTTGCTAAAATGGCTGGTGGCATTGTGATGCTACTAAACCCGGAAAATTTAGTTTATAACTCTGAAATTGCTGAAGGGCTAATCCCCGAAAAAATTTCAAAGCGTGCTAAAGAAACTGAGACGTTTCTAACACATCAACGTGTGTTCTGCCCCCATGCAACTGTAGAGGAGCGAGCGATTTTTCGGGTACGTGCCGAAAATCTCATGATCTCCACATCTCGGCAGGATTTTGCCGGCTTAACGCCATTAGCCGTTATTGGTTTAAATGGAGAGTATTTTGGGTTTGAATTACAGTTGGTTCGAGAATTTACCGATCTCCGCAAGATTACGCCAATTCCTTGCACGCCGGCGCATATTATTGGGAATATGAATCTTCGGGGTGAAATTATCACAATCATAGATATTCGGAGTTTGTTGAATCTGTCAGTGGCTGGAAGTAGTACGAACTCCAAAGCAATGGTAATTCACGTCGATGATCTCGTCGCCGGCGTCACTGTTGATGAAGTTTTTGATGTCATGTATTTGCAACCTTCAGAAATGAGGCCGGTTCCAGCAGCCGTTCATTCCAGCAATGATGAATATCTGCGAGGGACTGCTCCCTACCGGGAAAAAATGATGAGCATTCTAGATATGTCGAAAATTATCACCAAAGGAGAGTTAATTGTGAATGAAGAAATTTAA
- a CDS encoding CheR family methyltransferase, which produces MNGALTEQFIKLISATTGLHVREQDRDALHKKIFLRMRLLKLSVPEEYYQLLEAGTNPNKTRDAAQSEYEWKELTLLLTIGESYFFRDKGQFNLLKNYILPELIERQKPMRSLRIWSAGCSTGEEPYSLAILLQEMIPDWEQWDILILGTDINQANIEKAKRGIYSSWSFRLVDPNLQQQHFSQHRAEWQVVERIHQMVTFQYGNLVKDPCPNINAGIHSIDLIICRNVFVYFSAQAISLVLKKFYHALRPGGYLMTAHAELYAQSLGHFRAKVHPESVVYKRCENVSSETSLGVWPQEAPSHRLTAHDSTTWSSGNFNQYLVKDLPVVEKRSTTTTFSPPAKGPINSIQSSSLPLKTVATTSITAKTTASHTRDSTAAIPQQKLAQELLIEAETLFQNEAYLEAIKKIQQVITLQPTQFAAHYLMAQAYANLGQYEKASIACHRAIQLDFLSAEPYYVLAHIAEEQGNIEEAKMFCKRIIYLAPSSIFAYLELASLYEREGDKQRSKKMRTTALDLLKEIQPNAILEQHSQLKASELLQYVQKMLKNYA; this is translated from the coding sequence ATGAATGGCGCTTTAACAGAGCAATTTATCAAGCTAATCTCCGCAACTACCGGCTTGCACGTTCGTGAACAAGATCGGGACGCTTTGCACAAGAAAATTTTTCTCCGGATGAGGCTGCTAAAATTGTCAGTCCCAGAAGAGTATTATCAACTGTTGGAAGCGGGGACAAATCCCAACAAGACGCGGGATGCAGCACAAAGTGAATACGAGTGGAAAGAACTGACCCTCTTGTTAACCATTGGCGAGAGTTATTTCTTTCGAGATAAAGGCCAGTTCAATCTGCTAAAAAATTATATTTTGCCGGAATTAATAGAACGTCAAAAGCCAATGCGTTCGCTGCGGATCTGGAGTGCCGGCTGTTCTACAGGCGAAGAACCTTATTCTTTGGCAATTCTTCTTCAAGAAATGATTCCAGACTGGGAACAGTGGGATATTTTAATTTTAGGGACTGATATCAATCAAGCCAATATTGAAAAAGCCAAACGGGGAATTTACAGTTCTTGGTCATTCCGCCTGGTAGATCCCAATTTACAGCAGCAGCATTTCTCTCAGCATAGAGCCGAATGGCAAGTGGTCGAACGAATTCACCAGATGGTGACGTTTCAGTATGGTAATTTAGTTAAAGATCCTTGCCCAAATATTAATGCCGGCATCCATAGTATAGATTTGATTATCTGCCGGAATGTGTTTGTATATTTTTCAGCTCAAGCAATTTCTTTAGTGCTGAAGAAGTTTTATCACGCCCTTAGACCAGGCGGGTATTTAATGACAGCTCATGCAGAGCTTTACGCCCAATCCCTGGGGCATTTCCGGGCTAAAGTTCATCCAGAATCAGTGGTTTACAAACGATGTGAAAATGTATCGAGTGAAACCTCTCTAGGTGTTTGGCCGCAAGAAGCTCCCTCGCACAGGTTAACTGCTCACGACAGTACAACATGGTCTTCCGGAAATTTTAATCAATATTTGGTTAAAGACTTGCCGGTAGTTGAAAAAAGGTCTACGACGACAACATTTTCTCCACCCGCTAAAGGCCCAATTAATTCCATTCAATCCTCATCTCTTCCCCTGAAAACAGTCGCAACAACCTCAATCACCGCGAAGACTACCGCTTCGCATACCAGAGATTCAACAGCAGCGATTCCTCAACAGAAACTAGCTCAAGAACTGTTGATTGAGGCAGAAACGCTATTTCAAAATGAAGCTTATCTGGAAGCGATTAAAAAAATACAGCAAGTCATTACATTACAACCTACTCAGTTTGCCGCTCATTATCTAATGGCTCAGGCGTATGCAAATTTAGGGCAGTATGAAAAAGCGAGCATTGCTTGTCATCGCGCTATTCAATTAGATTTTCTCTCCGCAGAACCTTACTACGTACTGGCTCACATTGCTGAAGAGCAAGGAAATATTGAGGAGGCGAAAATGTTTTGCAAGCGCATTATATACTTGGCACCTTCTTCTATCTTTGCCTATCTTGAGCTTGCTTCACTATATGAACGGGAAGGGGATAAACAGAGATCAAAAAAAATGCGAACGACAGCACTCGATCTGCTCAAAGAAATCCAACCAAATGCCATCCTAGAACAGCACAGCCAGTTGAAAGCTTCTGAATTATTACAGTATGTCCAAAAAATGCTGAAAAATTATGCCTAG